In Sylvia atricapilla isolate bSylAtr1 chromosome 33, bSylAtr1.pri, whole genome shotgun sequence, a single window of DNA contains:
- the LOC136373183 gene encoding scale keratin-like, which translates to MSCPSESCAVSCPQPIAESFNEPCVQQCADSRALILPPPVVVTIPGPILSTFPQDSIVGSTGPVWPERSFSSRSSPGSFGLGGYGGSRGYLRGSSGYEGSFGSGGYGGSQGYGGSFGSGGYGGSQGYGGSFGSGGYGGSRGYGSSLGFGGSQGYGRSLGYGGDSGYGGFGNCGRSYNSGFSSRGLGYSLPGFQRWGRSRRGSCGVF; encoded by the exons ATGTCCTGCCCCAGCGAGTCGTGTGCCgtgagctgcccccagcccatCGCCGAGAGCTTCAACGAGCCGTGTGTGCAGCAGTGCGCCGACTCCAGAGCGCTGATCCTGCCCCCGCCGGTGGTGGTGACCATCCCAGGCCCCATCCTCAGCACCTTCCCGCAGGACAGCATTGTGGGATCGACGGGCCCAGTGTGGCCGGAGCGTTCCTTCAGTTCCCGCAGCTCCCCGGGCTCCTTTGGGCTGGGAGGTTATGGAGGCTCCCGGGGCTATTTGAGGGGCTCCTCTGGATATGAGGGCTCCTTTGGGTCTGGAGGTTATGGGGGTTCCCAGGGCTATGGGGGCTCCTTTGGGTCTGGAGGTTATGGGGGTTCCCAGGGCTATGGGGGCTCCTTTGGGTCCGGAG GCTATGGGGGCTCCCGGGGCTATGGGAGCTCCCTTGGATTTGGGGGCTCCCAGGGCTACGGCCGTTCCCTGGGTTATGGAGGTGACAGTGGCTATGGGGG CTTTGGCAATTGCGGGAGGTCCTACAACTCCGGCTTCTCCTCACGGGGCCTGGGCTATTCTCTGCCCGgcttccagagatggggcaggtCCCGCCGCGGCAGCTGTGGGGTTTTCTAA
- the LOC136373154 gene encoding scale keratin-like, translated as MSCYDICPPRTSVDLCPPRTGVAVPQPIAESCNELCARQCPDSSALIQPPPVVVTFPGPILSSFPQQAVVGSSGAPAFGGSLGLGGLYGAGATQASGGLCTFGRAYAAPACSPCALPRYSKKLWDTCGPC; from the coding sequence ATGTCCTGCTACGACATTTGCCCACCAAGAACCAGCGTGGACCTGTGCCCCCCCAGGACCGGCGTGGCCGTGCCCCAGCCCATCGCTGAGAGCTGCAACGAGCTGTGCGCCCGCCAGTGCCCCGACTCGTCGGCCTTGATCCAGCCGCCGCCCGTGGTGGTCACCTTCCCCGggcccatcctcagctccttcccccagcaaGCCGTGGTGGGCTCCTCCGGAGCACCGGCCTTTGgcggctccctggggctgggcggCCTCTACGGCGCCGGCGCCACCCAGGCCTCGGGGGGCCTCTGCACCTTTGGCAGAGCCTAcgctgctcctgcctgcagcccttgcGCCTTGCCCCGCTACAGCAAGAAGCTCTGGGACACCTGCGGGCCCTGCTAG
- the LOC136373158 gene encoding scale keratin-like, which translates to MSCYDLCPPRTSLDLCPPRTGVAVPQPIAESCNELCARQCPDSSALIQPPPVVVTFPGPILSSFPQQAVVGSSGAPAFGGSLGLGGLYGAGATQASGGLCTFGRAYAAPACSPCALPRYSKKLWDTCGPC; encoded by the coding sequence ATGTCCTGCTACGACCTCTGCCCACCAAGAACCAGCCTGGACCTGTGCCCCCCCAGGACCGGCGTGGCCGTGCCCCAGCCCATCGCTGAGAGCTGCAATGAGCTGTGCGCCCGCCAGTGTCCCGACTCGTCGGCCTTGATCCAGCCGCCGCCCGTGGTGGTCACCTTCCCCGggcccatcctcagctccttcccccagcaaGCCGTGGTGGGCTCCTCCGGAGCACCGGCCTTTGgcggctccctggggctgggcggCCTCTACGGCGCCGGCGCCACCCAGGCCTCGGGGGGCCTCTGCACCTTTGGCAGAGCCTAcgctgctcctgcctgcagcccttgcGCCTTGCCCCGCTACAGCAAGAAGCTCTGGGACACCTGCGGGCCCTGCTAG
- the LOC136373164 gene encoding scale keratin-like: MSCYDICPPRTSVAVPQPIAESCNELCARQCPDSSALIQPPPVVVTFPGPILSSFPQQAVVGSSGAPAFGGSLGLGGLYGAGATQASGGLCTFGRAYAAPACSPCALPRYSKKFWDTCGPC, from the coding sequence ATGTCCTGCTACGACATTTGCCCACCAAGAACCAGCGTGGCCGTGCCCCAGCCCATCGCTGAGAGCTGCAACGAGCTGTGCGCCCGCCAGTGCCCCGACTCGTCGGCCTTGATCCAGCCGCCGCCCGTGGTGGTCACCTTCCCCGggcccatcctcagctccttcccccagcaaGCCGTGGTGGGCTCCTCCGGAGCACCGGCCTTTGgcggctccctggggctgggcggCCTCTACGGCGCCGGCGCCACCCAGGCCTCGGGGGGCCTCTGCACCTTTGGCAGAGCCTAcgctgctcctgcctgcagcccttgcGCCTTGCCCCGCTACAGCAAGAAGTTCTGGGACACCTGCGGGCCCTGCTAG
- the LOC136373163 gene encoding scale keratin-like, whose product MSCYDLCPPKTSLDLCPPRTGVAVPQPIAESCNELCARQCPDSSALIQPPPVVVTFPGPILSSFPQQAVVGSSGAPAFGGSLGLGGLYGAGATQASGGLCTFGRAYAAPACSPCALPRYSKKLWDTCGPC is encoded by the coding sequence ATGTCCTGCTACGACCTGTGCCCACCCAAGACCAGCCTGGACCTGTGCCCCCCCAGGACTGGCGTGGCCGTGCCCCAGCCCATCGCTGAGAGCTGCAACGAGCTGTGCGCCCGCCAGTGCCCCGACTCCTCGGCCTTGATTCAGCCGCCGCCCGTGGTGGTCACCTTCCCCGggcccatcctcagctccttcccccagcaaGCCGTGGTGGGCTCCTCCGGAGCACCGGCCTTTGgcggctccctggggctgggcggCCTCTACGGCGCCGGCGCCACCCAGGCCTCGGGGGGCCTCTGCACCTTTGGCAGAGCCTATGCTGCTCCCGCCTGCAGCCCTTGCGCCTTGCCCCGCTACAGCAAGAAGCTCTGGGACACCTGCGGGCCCTGCTAA
- the LOC136373203 gene encoding scale keratin-like translates to MSCYDLCPPKTSLDLCPPRTGVAVPQPIAESCNELCARQCPDSSALIQPPPVVVTFPGPILSSFPQQAVVGSSGAPAFGGSLGLGGLYGAGATQASWGLCTFGRAYTAPACSPCALPRYSKKLWDTCGPC, encoded by the coding sequence ATGTCCTGCTACGACCTGTGCCCACCCAAGACCAGCCTGGACCTGTGCCCCCCCAGGACCGGCGTGGCCGTGCCCCAGCCCATCGCTGAGAGCTGCAACGAGCTGTGCGCCCGCCAGTGCCCCGACTCGTCGGCCTTGATCCAGCCGCCGCCCGTGGTGGTCACCTTCCCCGggcccatcctcagctccttcccccagcaaGCCGTGGTGGGCTCCTCCGGAGCACCGGCCTTTGgcggctccctggggctgggcggCCTCTACGGCGCCGGCGCCACCCAGGCCTCGTGGGGCCTCTGCACCTTTGGCAGAGCCTACACTGCTCCCGCCTGCAGCCCTTGCGCCTTGCCCCGCTACAGCAAGAAGCTCTGGGACACCTGCGGGCCCTGCTAG
- the LOC136373167 gene encoding scale keratin-like: MSCYDLCPPRTSLDLCPPRTGVAMPQPIAESCNELCARQCPDSSALIQPPPVVVTFPGPILSSFPQQAVVGSSGAPAFGGSLGLGGLYGAGATQASGGLCTFGRAYAAPACSPCALPRYSKKLWDTCGPC, from the coding sequence ATGTCCTGCTACGACCTGTGCCCACCAAGAACCAGCCTGGACCTGTGCCCCCCCAGGACTGGCGTGGCCATGCCCCAGCCCATCGCTGAGAGCTGCAATGAGCTGTGCGCCCGCCAGTGCCCCGACTCGTCGGCCTTGATCCAGCCGCCGCCCGTGGTGGTCACCTTCCCCGggcccatcctcagctccttcccccagcaaGCTGTGGTGGGCTCCTCCGGAGCACCGGCCTTTGgcggctccctggggctgggcggCCTCTACGGCGCCGGCGCCACCCAGGCCTCGGGGGGCCTCTGCACCTTTGGCAGAGCCTACGCTGCTCCCGCCTGCAGCCCTTGCGCCTTGCCCCGCTACAGCAAGAAGCTCTGGGACACCTGCGGGCCCTGCTAG
- the LOC136373184 gene encoding scale keratin-like has protein sequence MSCYDICPPRPSVDLCPPRTSLDLCPPRTGVAVPQPIAESCNELCTRQCPDSSALIQPPPVVVTFPGPILSSFPQQAVVGSSGAPAFGGSLGLGGLYGAGATQASGGLCTFGRAYAAPACSPCALPRYTKKLWDTCGPC, from the coding sequence ATGTCCTGCTATGACATTTGCCCACCAAGACCCAGCGTGGACCTGTGCCCACCAAGAACCAGCCTGGACCTCTGCCCCCCCAGGACCGGCGTGGCCGTGCCCCAGCCCATCGCTGAGAGCTGCAACGAGCTGTGCACCCGCCAGTGCCCCGACTCGTCGGCCTTGATCCAGCCGCCGCCCGTGGTGGTCACCTTCCCCGggcccatcctcagctccttcccccagcaaGCCGTGGTGGGCTCCTCCGGAGCGCCGGCCTTTGgcggctccctggggctgggcggCCTCTACGGCGCCGGCGCCACCCAGGCCTCGGGGGGCCTCTGCACCTTTGGCAGAGCCTACGCTGCTCCCGCCTGCAGCCCTTGCGCCTTGCCCCGCTACACCAAGAAGCTCTGGGACACCTGCGGGCCCTGCTAG